TCGAAGCAAAGCTCAGAAATGAATTCCTTCAATTCCCTGTGGCAGACTACATGTTTTGTCTTGAGCGATAAAATGGCAGAGAGGAGAGATCCAGAGGTGATCCCCGCATCAATCACTACACCGGACGGGCAATACAGACTGGCTTTTTGGAAGCGCTTGATGTTCAGATTGTCCAGTTTGAATTCTTCTGGTAGATAGAGATAACCCTTGGGAAGGACTTCGAGTTTGCAGGCTGTCTGGCTGAGAAGCCGCCGGTTGAAGATTTCAGCATATTCATCACGTAGAATCGCCTTGCCGACCAGGTGGAATTTTTCGATTTTACGCTCAAAAAGGGCTACCTCGAATTCGGCAGTGAGATCGAGCTTGCCTGTCATGAAAATCGTGGTATTGTCATCCAGAGAATTGAGGAAATGATCGTCAATCTTCAGCTTTCCGACCATGATTTTGGCATTGTCGGGATAGGACATGATCTGTCCGGTGAGACTCACTATTTTGGACTGCAGGGTAGGCAGCAGCTTTTCAGGGCAGAAGACCTGGCCTGTGATCAGCAATGCTTTGATTCCTTTGTCGAGTGCATCGGCAGTGAGATCGTTTTTAATCATCATCTGCCCGGTCATGAAGAGCGAGAGCGGTTCCTTGAGCTGATCGACATATCCACTGTTGATTTCGAGCTGGCCTGTGACCAGCTTGCAGTCTGCAGGCACTTCCATGGATGAACCCATATTCCTGATGCTGAGCCTGGTAAGCAGATGAGCGGTTTCCTTGCTGTAGATCACAGCACCCACATTATCCACGCGCTCGATCTCTCCGATCGACTGTTCTGTGGCGCTTCTCAGGTCCAGCACACCCACGTTTCTGATCACTTTTTTCATAGTTCCTCCTTGAGATAAATGTTTTATTTAAATTTGGCAAATTTTTGTGGTTTGCAGCCAGATGTTGTGCTTTTTCATTGATTTGTGGCGGGTCCTGTCCTGGGACAACTTTTTTTCTCCTTCGCTTCGCTCAGTGCGCCAAAAAGTTATCCCTGGCCACCCCACAAGGTCTTGGGTATTTGAACATGGAAAATTTGCCAAAGTCGAGTTTTTCAAGTCATCACTCCAGGTTTTTTCGCAAGAGCCCCAATGCCCGACTGAGCCTGAACCTGACTGTGGAAGCAGGTATGGAAAGGGATTCAGCGATCTCTGAACTGTTCATGTTCAGCCAGTATTTCTTTACGATCACTTCCCGCAGAGCGTCAGGCAGAATCTCCAGGAACTGCCGGTATTCCATTTTTTCAAAGCCGTCAGATTCATAGGCTTCGCTGTCTTCGTAAAAGGCTGCTTCCAGAACCGCTCTTCGCCTCTGGTCGATGAAGATGTTTTTCAGCACTCTGTAAAGCCAGGATCTTACCTTGTAATCAGGGAGCATCTGCAGAAGCTCCCGGTTCCGAAGGGCGCGGCCGAAGGTTTCTGATACCAGGTCTTCGGCCAGGTCCCTGTCGCGGGAGATGCCGGTTGCATAGCAGGTCAGCTGATCAGAGAAAGCTTCAAACATTTCTGCGATGTCCATCCGTTGCTCCAGGATTCCTTCACATTCACGAATATGACGAACAAAACAAGTCAAGTGTTGGCGATTTTATAAATATTTTTCAGCTACCAGACATAAACTTTAAGCTGATGAGGAGTGTATCCTTTCACTGATTGAAGGTCGTCGCTGACATTGCGGATGTCTTTCAAGGTTTTGAACAGCCAGGACAGCCGTTTGTGCTCAGGCAGGATTTCCAGAAGATGAATGTTGGAGAGAGCCTTCTGAAATGTTTCATCCACCAGCTGTTCAGCTTTGTCCCGATCTTTGGAAAAAGAAAGCGCATAGTTTGTCAGCGGATCAAAATAATCTGCATACAGA
This genomic stretch from Candidatus Wallbacteria bacterium harbors:
- a CDS encoding RNA polymerase sigma factor, with the protein product MDIAEMFEAFSDQLTCYATGISRDRDLAEDLVSETFGRALRNRELLQMLPDYKVRSWLYRVLKNIFIDQRRRAVLEAAFYEDSEAYESDGFEKMEYRQFLEILPDALREVIVKKYWLNMNSSEIAESLSIPASTVRFRLSRALGLLRKNLE